The Glutamicibacter mishrai DNA window CCCCGCGCACATCGGCGCGCAGGGCGAAGTCGTTCCTTGTCAGGGTCATCCCACGGTAGGAGCGCCACCGTCTCGAACCAGTACTCCAGGAGTTCTTGAACAGCCCATGAAATTGGAACTGTATACGCAGCCCTTCTGCGCTCCTTGCATCCGCACCCGGCAAACCGTGGCGCGCGCACAGAAGCTCCTGCCTGATCTGCAGGTGGAGGAAATCAATGTGGTTGAGCAGGTTGAGCGCGGCGAGGAACTGGGCATCACCAGCACCCCGCTGATCAGGCTGCTGCAAGGTGAAACCGAAAAATTCCGGGCCAGCGATACGCCCACACTGCCCCAGCTTTTGACGGCCATTGCCCGCGCCAGCGACTAGTCTCACGTGAATTC harbors:
- a CDS encoding glutaredoxin family protein, whose protein sequence is MKLELYTQPFCAPCIRTRQTVARAQKLLPDLQVEEINVVEQVERGEELGITSTPLIRLLQGETEKFRASDTPTLPQLLTAIARASD